The Microcystis aeruginosa NIES-843 sequence TGGCCACATCCATCATATTCAGGGCAATCAACATCGGTAAACGCATCTCCATGATTTGGGTAGTAAGGTAGAGATTGCGCTCTAAATTGGCAGCATCGACGATATTAATCACTAAATCCGCTTCTCCTGACAGCAGATAGTCCCTAGCGACTAATTCATCCATTCCTGTCTCCCCTTCTTCCACATCAAGGGAATAGACTCCGGGTAAATCCACAAGGGTGATATCTTCCCCGTTAACTTGAAATCTTCCCTCTTTGCGATCGACTGTTACTCCCGGCCAGTTGCCAGTGCGTTGATTGGCCCCCGTGAGAGCATTAAAAAGGGTAGTTTTGCCACAGTTAGGATTGCCAATTAAGGCGATAATCGGTTTGACCATAATTAGGATATTGAGTGACGAATAGGCTTAGATGATTAAATTTAGCTTTTTGGGTCTATTTGTTCGACGATTAAAGTGTCTGCCTCCTGTTTTCGCAGACTGAGATGAAATCCCCGCACTCGAATCTCGACGGGATCCCCCAAAGGTGCGACGCGAATGACGGTAAACTCTGTCCCCGGAGTTAATCCCATTGATAACAATTTTCCTTTGTATCCGCGCAATGCTCGGTCATAACCGACAACTTTACCCGCTTTTCCTATGGGTATCTCCCGCAGAAATGTTCTTACTTCAGGTAGGTCTTTTTTGGGTTCCAGTTTTTTTGGTTGACTGTCACTAACGAGGATTTTTTCGGCCATTTCTGCCCCGATACCGATACGATTGTCTTGAATGGCAATTAAAACTGATCCCCTCCCTTGGGAGCTAATTACCTGTAATTGAATGCCGGGGTTTAATCCCATACCTAGGAGTCGATTGATTCCTCCTGTCCCCTGAAATCCCACTAACCAGACGGTTTTTCCCATTTCCACTTGTGCGAGGGGATAGGTGGCTGTTAGCTCAGTACCCATGGTGTTAGTACGTTCTGCTGCTGCCTCTGTACCGCCCCAATGGGAAAATTGGGCTTTATTTGGCGATTTTTCTGGTTTTTCTGCTTCATTAGGTCTAATTTTATCGTCCATGCTTTTCTTATCTCCAAAGGCAAAGAAGGTCTTTCATTCAAGAGTGACAATAATTCCTTAATAGCTCATCGAGTTTACTGAATTAGCCAAAGGGTGATAACTGCACTACTGTCAGTCTCAGTCAACGGTTTTGAAACTGTCTAAGACTTGCGATCGCTGAAATAAATGCTAATTATTCTCAATTACCAGTCTAATCCAAAAGGGGAGACAGAAAAGAAAAATATTTATTTAGGGTCGGCTGAATAATGGTAAAACCCTTTGAAAATAAGGCTTTTGACCTGTTAAAATCCGATGTTAGTGCTGCGAAAATCGGATTGGGACCCCCAAAAACCTGGCATTATCCTCCTTTCAGTACATAAGTTAGTACAAAAAGAGAGGGCAACAAAGCCTGAAACG is a genomic window containing:
- a CDS encoding FeoA family protein gives rise to the protein MDDKIRPNEAEKPEKSPNKAQFSHWGGTEAAAERTNTMGTELTATYPLAQVEMGKTVWLVGFQGTGGINRLLGMGLNPGIQLQVISSQGRGSVLIAIQDNRIGIGAEMAEKILVSDSQPKKLEPKKDLPEVRTFLREIPIGKAGKVVGYDRALRGYKGKLLSMGLTPGTEFTVIRVAPLGDPVEIRVRGFHLSLRKQEADTLIVEQIDPKS